From Draconibacterium halophilum, one genomic window encodes:
- a CDS encoding efflux RND transporter permease subunit, whose product MKTGFAGGIAKQFINSKLTPLLMIAFMAIGIYSSYLTPREEEPQIDVPIADILFSYPGASPKEIESRVMQPLEKVVANIPGVEYVYSTSMPGQAMLIVQFYVGEDIERSLVKMYNEIMKHMDQMPHGTSLPLVKTRSIDDVPVLGLTFWSENYDDYQLKRIAQEVNNEIEQITDVSETKVIGGRSRQIRVALNNGAMARYNVDALSIAQKIQIANQQFNTGAFNKNDVEYLVEAGEFLQTSDDVSNLVVGIQNGSPVYLKQVAEILDGPEEPVQYVNFGYGTMDEKKNDNPGEYPAVTISVAKRRGADAMKVADLILEKISHLEKDLIPADVHVDVTRNYGETASHKVSELLMHLAGAIIAVTFVVMLAMGWRGGLVVFLSVPITFALTMFSYYFLDYTLNRITLFALVFVTGIVVDDSIIIAENMHRHFKMKKLPFIQAALRSIDEVGNPTILATFTVIAAVLPMVFVSGLMGPYMSPMPIGASIAMIFSLLVALTITPYLAFRLLKVVEKGDKVQKAFKLENSPIYKIYYKTMNPMLESSWKRWTFIGTITFFLLASMTLVYFKMVTVKMLPFDNKNEFQVIIDMPEGTTLERTAAVTKELAAYIAQQEEVMNYQSYVGTASPMNFNGLVRHYDLRRGSNVSDIQVNLTDKTERKAQSHDIAKAMRPGIQQLAKKFNANAKVVEVPPGPPVLSTLVAEIYGPNYDEQIEVASQVKSLFAETVDVVDIDWQVEDDQVEYKFNVLKEKAALAGVSTQQVVNSIAMALGGQEVTQLYAEKEHEQVGIQLRFSEDERSSIEDLKKINIMSMTGQKVALGDVVEIKEEIQDKSIYRKNQKRVVYVTADIAGELESPVYGILNMSENLDKIQIPEGYMLNEEFTQQPFVQDNYSLKWDGEWQITYEVFRDLGTAFAVVLLVIYLLIIGWFQNFTVPFVMMVAIPLSLVGILIGHWLMGAFFTATSMIGLIALAGIMVRNSILLIDFINLRLKDGAPLKEAVIEAGAVRTTPILLTAGTVVIGAVVILFDPIFQGLAISLMGGTIASTFLTLIIVPLIYYMTEKKKYPVKEAAVVETEETENDLTKEEEK is encoded by the coding sequence ATGAAAACAGGATTTGCTGGCGGAATAGCCAAACAATTTATAAATTCAAAATTAACACCGCTGTTGATGATTGCTTTTATGGCAATCGGGATTTACAGCTCTTACCTGACTCCCCGCGAGGAGGAACCGCAAATTGACGTACCAATTGCCGATATTCTCTTTAGCTACCCGGGAGCCAGCCCAAAAGAAATTGAATCCCGCGTGATGCAACCGCTCGAAAAAGTGGTCGCCAATATTCCGGGAGTTGAATATGTATACTCTACCTCAATGCCGGGTCAGGCCATGCTTATCGTTCAGTTTTATGTTGGTGAAGACATCGAACGATCGTTGGTAAAAATGTACAACGAAATTATGAAACACATGGACCAAATGCCGCACGGAACTAGTTTGCCGTTGGTTAAAACGCGTTCTATCGATGATGTGCCGGTATTAGGATTAACTTTTTGGAGCGAAAATTACGACGATTACCAGTTGAAACGAATTGCCCAGGAAGTAAATAACGAAATTGAACAGATTACAGATGTATCGGAAACAAAAGTTATCGGTGGCCGCTCGCGTCAAATTCGTGTGGCGCTAAACAACGGAGCAATGGCCCGTTATAATGTTGATGCGCTCAGCATCGCACAGAAAATACAGATCGCCAACCAGCAATTTAATACCGGTGCTTTTAACAAGAATGATGTAGAATACCTGGTTGAAGCAGGTGAATTTCTGCAAACTTCTGATGACGTTTCCAACCTTGTTGTTGGTATCCAGAACGGAAGTCCGGTTTACCTGAAACAAGTTGCCGAAATTCTTGACGGTCCCGAGGAGCCAGTTCAATACGTGAATTTTGGTTACGGAACAATGGACGAAAAGAAAAATGACAATCCTGGTGAATACCCGGCAGTTACTATTTCGGTAGCCAAACGACGCGGTGCCGATGCGATGAAAGTTGCAGACCTGATTTTGGAAAAAATCAGCCATCTTGAAAAAGACCTGATCCCGGCTGATGTACATGTTGATGTAACTCGTAACTACGGAGAAACAGCATCGCACAAAGTATCGGAACTGTTGATGCACCTTGCCGGAGCAATTATTGCCGTAACATTTGTGGTAATGTTGGCAATGGGCTGGCGTGGCGGATTGGTGGTGTTCTTGTCGGTGCCGATTACATTTGCATTGACAATGTTTAGCTACTATTTCCTTGATTACACCTTGAACAGGATTACACTTTTTGCACTGGTTTTTGTAACAGGTATTGTAGTCGACGACTCGATAATTATTGCCGAGAACATGCACCGGCATTTCAAAATGAAAAAATTGCCGTTCATTCAGGCAGCTTTGCGCTCGATCGATGAAGTGGGTAACCCAACAATTCTGGCAACATTTACAGTAATTGCGGCTGTACTACCGATGGTTTTCGTTTCAGGTTTAATGGGACCTTACATGAGTCCGATGCCAATTGGAGCATCTATTGCAATGATCTTTTCACTGCTGGTGGCACTTACAATTACTCCGTACCTGGCATTCCGTTTACTAAAAGTTGTTGAGAAAGGTGATAAAGTACAAAAAGCGTTCAAATTGGAGAATTCGCCGATTTATAAGATCTATTATAAAACGATGAACCCAATGTTGGAATCATCGTGGAAGCGCTGGACATTTATCGGTACGATCACATTTTTCCTGTTGGCATCAATGACACTGGTTTATTTTAAAATGGTAACAGTTAAAATGCTTCCGTTTGATAATAAAAATGAATTCCAGGTAATTATTGACATGCCGGAAGGAACTACACTTGAGCGTACAGCAGCTGTAACAAAAGAACTGGCAGCCTATATCGCTCAACAGGAAGAGGTAATGAACTACCAGTCGTATGTTGGAACTGCATCGCCAATGAACTTTAATGGCCTGGTTCGTCATTACGATTTACGAAGAGGTTCGAATGTATCTGACATACAAGTGAACCTTACCGATAAAACGGAGCGTAAAGCCCAAAGTCACGACATTGCAAAAGCCATGCGTCCGGGAATTCAGCAACTGGCAAAAAAATTCAATGCCAACGCAAAAGTTGTAGAGGTTCCACCGGGGCCACCGGTACTTTCAACATTAGTTGCCGAAATTTACGGACCGAACTACGATGAGCAGATAGAAGTTGCGAGCCAGGTAAAAAGCCTGTTTGCAGAAACTGTCGATGTTGTGGATATCGACTGGCAAGTAGAAGACGACCAGGTAGAATATAAATTCAATGTACTAAAAGAAAAAGCTGCTTTGGCAGGCGTTTCAACACAACAAGTTGTAAACAGTATTGCCATGGCACTTGGCGGTCAGGAAGTAACACAACTATATGCTGAAAAAGAACATGAGCAGGTTGGTATTCAGCTGCGTTTTTCAGAAGATGAACGCTCGAGCATTGAAGACCTGAAGAAAATTAACATCATGAGCATGACCGGCCAGAAAGTGGCACTTGGTGATGTGGTTGAGATAAAAGAAGAGATTCAGGATAAAAGCATTTACCGTAAAAACCAGAAACGCGTAGTATACGTAACTGCAGATATTGCGGGAGAATTGGAAAGTCCGGTTTATGGAATTTTAAATATGAGTGAAAACCTCGACAAAATTCAAATTCCGGAAGGTTATATGCTAAATGAAGAGTTCACTCAGCAACCATTTGTACAAGACAATTACAGCCTTAAATGGGACGGCGAGTGGCAAATTACCTACGAAGTATTTCGAGATTTAGGTACTGCTTTTGCAGTGGTACTTTTGGTAATTTATTTGCTCATCATTGGATGGTTTCAGAATTTTACTGTTCCGTTTGTAATGATGGTTGCTATTCCGCTTTCGTTAGTTGGAATTCTAATCGGTCACTGGCTAATGGGTGCTTTCTTTACCGCAACTTCAATGATTGGACTGATTGCGCTGGCGGGGATTATGGTCCGAAATTCCATATTACTTATCGACTTTATAAATCTCCGGCTTAAAGACGGAGCGCCGCTGAAAGAAGCGGTGATTGAAGCGGGTGCTGTAAGAACTACTCCTATTCTGCTTACTGCAGGAACAGTTGTAATTGGTGCTGTAGTAATTTTATTCGACCCCATTTTCCAGGGATTGGCAATTTCGCTAATGGGTGGAACAATTGCATCAACATTCTTAACCCTAATTATTGTTCCGTTGATTTATTACATGACTGAGAAGAAAAAATACCCGGTAAAAGAGGCAGCAGTTGTAGAAACCGAAGAAACTGAAAATGATTTAACTAAAGAGGAGGAAAAATAA
- a CDS encoding YgaP family membrane protein yields the protein MKERIVRAVAGTLVLTSILLAIFVNIYWLGLAGFVGLNLFQSSITKFCPLEYFLEKAGVE from the coding sequence ATGAAAGAGAGAATAGTACGAGCAGTTGCAGGAACACTTGTGTTGACAAGCATTTTATTGGCCATATTCGTTAATATTTACTGGCTGGGCCTGGCAGGTTTTGTTGGATTGAATTTGTTTCAATCGTCAATTACTAAATTTTGCCCGCTGGAATATTTCCTTGAAAAGGCCGGAGTAGAATAG
- a CDS encoding HdeD family acid-resistance protein: MTNNTNKDMANNVWKLIITRGVVLVIIGLVLLLFPSASLTTLIFILGIYWLIDGVVTLYNTFKQRKIRRNWWWGLVTGSLAVIAGIIVVTKPFSSTVLTTSFLMWFLGIVALINGISNVITSIRIKNHLAGERSMLWGGIFSIILGILLISSPYTSALVMVKVIGALAIFAGLITLFLGNQVRKNT; the protein is encoded by the coding sequence ATGACAAACAACACAAACAAAGACATGGCCAATAACGTTTGGAAACTCATAATAACCCGCGGTGTAGTTCTGGTAATTATCGGGCTGGTATTATTGCTATTTCCCTCTGCATCATTAACAACCCTTATTTTTATTTTAGGTATTTACTGGTTAATCGATGGCGTAGTTACCCTCTATAATACTTTTAAACAACGAAAAATTCGAAGAAATTGGTGGTGGGGATTAGTTACCGGAAGTCTTGCAGTTATAGCCGGAATAATTGTAGTAACGAAACCATTTTCAAGCACGGTACTAACAACATCATTTTTAATGTGGTTTTTAGGCATTGTTGCACTTATAAACGGAATTAGTAACGTAATTACATCTATTCGAATTAAAAATCACCTTGCCGGCGAACGCTCCATGCTCTGGGGTGGAATATTTTCCATAATTCTGGGTATACTACTCATCTCGTCGCCCTACACCTCGGCATTGGTGATGGTTAAAGTTATTGGCGCACTCGCAATATTTGCAGGTTTAATTACTTTATTTCTGGGCAATCAAGTAAGAAAAAACACCTAA
- a CDS encoding NifB/NifX family molybdenum-iron cluster-binding protein, with translation MKTIITSTGDNVDSKFDLRFGRAGWFCVYDKETHSTNFIENSFKNSNGGAGTKSSEMAAELGAKQIISGHFGPKAKDMLAKFQIQMIEFDNEKLNVKDIILKIENN, from the coding sequence ATGAAAACAATCATTACTTCAACCGGAGATAACGTAGATTCTAAATTTGATTTACGTTTCGGACGTGCCGGCTGGTTTTGTGTGTACGACAAAGAAACGCACTCAACCAACTTCATCGAAAACAGTTTTAAAAACTCAAATGGCGGAGCCGGAACAAAGTCTTCGGAAATGGCAGCAGAATTGGGTGCAAAACAAATCATTTCAGGTCATTTTGGTCCAAAAGCCAAGGATATGCTGGCGAAATTCCAGATCCAAATGATAGAGTTCGATAATGAAAAGCTGAATGTGAAGGATATTATTTTGAAAATTGAAAACAATTAG
- a CDS encoding DUF5320 domain-containing protein yields the protein MPGLNQTGPMGQGAQTGRKQGRCNNELNDEQLANFGRRGGKGFRFKNPATDESLPTGWGRGKGRGRGRRFGRLEN from the coding sequence ATGCCAGGATTAAACCAAACCGGACCAATGGGACAAGGAGCCCAAACCGGCAGAAAACAAGGAAGATGTAACAATGAATTAAATGACGAGCAGCTTGCCAACTTTGGAAGACGAGGTGGCAAAGGTTTCAGATTTAAAAATCCCGCAACTGATGAAAGCTTACCAACAGGCTGGGGACGCGGAAAAGGAAGAGGTCGTGGCCGGAGATTTGGCCGATTAGAAAATTAA
- a CDS encoding NifB/NifX family molybdenum-iron cluster-binding protein has protein sequence MSKKIAVPVDENGILDGHFGHCKFFALIDVDEKTIVNEERVTPPPHEPGVLPKWLAEKGVSDVLAGGMGHKAIQIFNYNKVNVFVGAPKISATELVNGYVEETIEFSANYCDH, from the coding sequence ATGAGTAAAAAAATTGCTGTTCCTGTTGATGAAAACGGGATTTTAGACGGACACTTTGGTCATTGCAAATTTTTTGCATTGATTGATGTTGATGAGAAAACAATCGTTAACGAAGAGCGGGTAACTCCCCCTCCTCACGAACCGGGCGTGTTACCTAAATGGTTAGCTGAAAAAGGGGTTAGCGATGTGTTGGCCGGTGGAATGGGCCACAAAGCCATTCAAATCTTCAACTACAATAAGGTAAATGTATTTGTTGGCGCACCTAAAATTTCCGCTACAGAATTGGTAAATGGTTATGTTGAAGAAACCATTGAATTCTCGGCCAATTACTGCGATCATTGA
- a CDS encoding nucleotide-binding protein: MQIAIASGKGGTGKTTVSVNLYYFLSVKYNNKVQLIDCDVEEPNDMLFFPQAKKKSETEVYTIVPEIDKAKCTFCKKCAVWCEFNAISIVKNLKFAEVNYDLCHSCGACFEACTFDALKQIENPLGRISEYQTTFGAGIMEGRLEIGSAMQTALIKKVKKQASTGQTITLLDAPPGTSCPVVETVANADYVILVTEPTPFGLHDLKIAVEVLKELKKPFGVIVNKAGLGNNDVYQFLKENNITLVGNIPFSKNYAANYSRGDLFENIPAELEKSYHTIVDQLQLIIS; encoded by the coding sequence ATGCAAATTGCAATAGCAAGCGGTAAAGGTGGTACCGGTAAAACAACCGTTTCGGTTAACCTGTATTACTTCTTATCAGTGAAATATAATAACAAGGTGCAATTAATCGATTGCGATGTGGAAGAACCCAACGACATGTTGTTCTTTCCTCAAGCCAAAAAGAAATCTGAAACAGAAGTATATACCATCGTTCCTGAGATTGACAAAGCCAAATGCACTTTTTGCAAAAAATGTGCTGTCTGGTGCGAATTTAATGCGATAAGCATTGTTAAGAATCTGAAATTTGCAGAGGTGAATTATGATCTTTGCCATTCGTGTGGTGCTTGTTTCGAGGCTTGTACGTTCGATGCCTTAAAACAGATTGAAAATCCATTGGGCCGTATTTCTGAATATCAAACAACTTTTGGTGCCGGAATTATGGAAGGACGACTGGAGATTGGCTCTGCGATGCAAACAGCACTCATTAAAAAGGTAAAAAAACAGGCAAGTACAGGCCAAACAATAACCCTGCTCGATGCACCTCCCGGAACCAGCTGTCCGGTTGTTGAAACGGTTGCTAATGCCGATTACGTAATTCTTGTTACCGAACCCACCCCTTTTGGGTTGCACGATTTAAAAATTGCCGTTGAGGTACTAAAAGAGCTGAAAAAACCATTTGGAGTTATTGTAAACAAAGCTGGTTTGGGAAATAATGATGTGTATCAGTTCTTGAAAGAAAACAACATCACATTAGTGGGTAACATACCATTTTCGAAAAACTACGCTGCCAATTATTCACGCGGAGATTTGTTTGAAAATATTCCTGCCGAATTGGAAAAATCCTACCATACCATAGTAGATCAATTGCAACTCATTATTAGTTAA
- a CDS encoding ATP-binding protein — translation MKEITVLSGKGGAGKTSITAALASLAQNAVFCDNDVDASDLHLILKPEIKETHQFDSGSLAFINQETCTKCRTCQDVCRFEAIFTNNDGSPEVNPLQCEGCRLCERLCPADAIQTHQNLNNNWYVSYTRFGAMVHAKMGVGEENSGKLVTRIREKAREIALENKADFVLNDGPPGIGCTAISSITGTNAVLLVIEPTVSGLHDAKRLVELVNSFQVPICAIINKYDINTEFTATVESYLKENKIVLVGKIPFSKMFVESILVEKSLIEFAPNHPISLNLKSIWKMIRQLLISKTCFQ, via the coding sequence ATGAAAGAAATTACAGTATTAAGCGGAAAAGGAGGCGCCGGAAAAACCAGTATTACTGCGGCCCTGGCATCGTTAGCTCAAAACGCTGTATTTTGCGATAACGACGTTGACGCATCTGATTTGCATTTAATTTTAAAACCTGAAATAAAAGAGACGCATCAATTCGACAGTGGCTCACTGGCTTTCATTAATCAGGAAACATGTACCAAATGCAGAACCTGCCAGGATGTCTGCCGTTTTGAAGCAATATTTACAAACAACGATGGCTCACCGGAAGTGAACCCTTTACAATGTGAGGGCTGTCGCTTGTGCGAACGACTTTGTCCGGCAGATGCGATACAAACTCACCAAAACCTTAACAATAACTGGTATGTTTCTTATACTCGTTTTGGTGCAATGGTCCACGCTAAAATGGGCGTCGGCGAAGAAAATTCAGGAAAACTGGTTACACGAATCCGCGAAAAAGCCAGGGAAATTGCGCTTGAAAATAAAGCAGATTTTGTGCTAAACGATGGACCTCCGGGAATTGGCTGCACTGCCATTTCTTCCATTACAGGAACAAATGCCGTTTTGCTGGTAATCGAACCAACCGTATCGGGCTTGCATGATGCAAAACGATTGGTAGAGTTGGTTAATTCGTTTCAGGTTCCAATTTGTGCAATCATTAACAAGTACGACATAAATACAGAATTTACGGCAACCGTTGAAAGCTACTTAAAGGAAAATAAAATCGTGTTGGTTGGTAAAATTCCATTTTCAAAAATGTTTGTAGAATCAATATTAGTTGAAAAATCGCTGATTGAGTTTGCACCGAATCATCCAATTAGTTTAAATTTAAAATCCATTTGGAAAATGATTAGGCAATTACTAATTTCAAAAACATGCTTTCAATAA
- a CDS encoding MBL fold metallo-hydrolase, with the protein MLSITILTDNTAGELFLSEHGLSYLVDIDNEKILFDTGYSDMFLKNAEQLKIDIENEVKTIVLSHGHKDHGNGLKQLSNKTLITHPASFAKRFRKIDHSFVGLEITREEIENQFKLKASHTSLQLSENLYFLGEIPRTNGFESQSTNFEFEDGSEDYIPDDSALAAIVNNKLVVITGCSHSGICNICEHARTVTGISIIKAVIGGFHLKAQNEQTLKTIEYFRQNKIEKLLPSHCTAPPALDLFNSTFNTEQVKTGMIFRF; encoded by the coding sequence ATGCTTTCAATAACTATTTTAACGGATAATACGGCTGGCGAACTATTTCTTTCAGAACACGGTCTCTCCTACCTTGTTGATATCGACAATGAAAAGATTTTATTTGACACCGGTTATTCTGATATGTTTTTGAAAAATGCAGAACAGCTCAAAATCGATATAGAAAATGAAGTAAAAACCATTGTCTTAAGTCATGGGCACAAAGATCATGGAAACGGGCTAAAACAATTGAGTAACAAAACGTTAATCACCCACCCGGCCAGTTTTGCAAAGCGCTTCCGGAAAATCGACCATTCATTCGTTGGATTGGAAATAACGCGAGAAGAAATTGAAAACCAATTTAAGCTGAAAGCGAGCCATACCTCGCTACAACTTTCAGAAAACCTGTATTTTTTGGGTGAAATTCCCAGAACTAATGGATTTGAAAGCCAGTCAACCAATTTTGAGTTCGAAGATGGTTCAGAAGATTATATACCTGATGATTCAGCACTGGCTGCAATTGTAAATAATAAACTTGTTGTGATAACGGGTTGCTCGCATTCCGGAATTTGCAACATTTGCGAACATGCAAGAACAGTTACTGGTATAAGTATAATTAAAGCAGTAATCGGAGGTTTTCATTTAAAAGCTCAAAACGAACAGACCTTAAAAACCATTGAATACTTTAGGCAAAATAAAATTGAAAAACTACTACCATCACATTGTACGGCACCTCCGGCTTTGGATCTTTTTAATTCAACATTTAATACAGAACAGGTAAAAACAGGTATGATTTTTCGCTTTTAG
- a CDS encoding patatin-like phospholipase family protein, translating to MIRSLFIILLLTLTVAQSSAQSVGLVLSGGGAKGMAHIGVIRALEENNIPIDYISGTSIGAIIGGLYAAGYSTEEMEELFKSDDFYFWSTGKIQREYRYYFKRQEEDPTWIQLRVAKKDEKVKILPPTNIIPGEQMDFAFMELTAATSAACNYDFNQLMVPYFCIAADVNNSKPLVLRNGDLGNAMRASMTVPLYFKPIEIEGKLLFDGGLLNNFPTDHMKEIFNPDIIIGHKVADDAKAADADDVMQQISNMVMRPTNFEIKPQDGILLETKFNNVGLLDFDKIDSVLVRGEQTTLAAIDSIKQLIKRRVPQEIIQAKRDSFNTRKPELNFQNIQVEGVTDPMQRQFIIQSIKHRNNTVTLSTLKTEYFKLVADEQLKSIQPITRYNTNTGYFDLHLKVEPEKRLDLSIGGNISTKPINQGFAAVNFRTYKSRAYSLHSNIYFGRFYSSFKLGVVLTIQHRCLFILNHT from the coding sequence ATGATACGATCTCTATTCATTATCCTCTTACTTACTTTAACCGTTGCACAAAGCAGTGCACAATCGGTTGGCTTGGTACTTAGTGGTGGTGGAGCCAAAGGAATGGCACACATTGGGGTGATTAGAGCACTGGAAGAAAACAATATCCCGATCGACTATATTTCAGGAACTTCCATTGGGGCAATTATTGGAGGTCTTTATGCTGCCGGTTATTCCACTGAAGAAATGGAAGAGCTTTTTAAATCGGACGATTTCTATTTCTGGTCGACTGGTAAAATACAACGCGAATACCGTTATTATTTTAAGCGCCAGGAAGAAGATCCAACCTGGATTCAGTTACGTGTAGCCAAAAAAGATGAAAAAGTAAAAATTTTGCCACCCACCAATATTATTCCGGGTGAACAAATGGATTTTGCTTTTATGGAGTTAACTGCCGCAACCAGTGCAGCTTGCAACTATGATTTTAACCAATTAATGGTACCCTATTTTTGTATTGCAGCCGATGTGAACAATAGTAAACCATTGGTTTTACGAAATGGTGACCTTGGAAATGCGATGCGGGCATCGATGACTGTTCCGTTGTATTTCAAACCTATCGAAATTGAAGGTAAATTGTTGTTCGATGGTGGTTTGCTGAACAACTTCCCTACCGACCATATGAAAGAAATTTTTAACCCGGATATTATTATCGGACACAAGGTAGCAGATGACGCAAAAGCTGCTGATGCTGATGATGTAATGCAACAAATATCGAATATGGTAATGCGGCCAACCAATTTTGAGATTAAACCACAGGATGGGATTTTACTGGAAACAAAATTTAATAATGTTGGGCTGCTTGATTTTGACAAAATTGACTCGGTACTGGTTCGTGGAGAACAAACAACCCTGGCCGCAATCGACAGTATTAAACAACTGATTAAACGTCGTGTCCCACAAGAAATAATTCAGGCCAAACGCGACAGTTTTAACACGCGCAAACCGGAACTAAATTTTCAAAACATACAGGTGGAAGGCGTTACCGACCCGATGCAACGTCAGTTTATTATACAAAGTATTAAACACCGCAATAACACCGTAACGCTATCTACCTTAAAAACTGAGTATTTTAAATTGGTGGCCGATGAACAGCTCAAATCAATTCAGCCGATAACGCGGTACAATACTAATACCGGTTATTTCGACCTGCATTTAAAAGTTGAGCCCGAAAAACGGCTTGATTTAAGCATTGGCGGAAATATATCTACCAAACCAATAAATCAGGGGTTTGCAGCTGTTAATTTCAGAACCTATAAAAGCAGGGCTTATTCGCTCCATTCAAATATTTATTTTGGTCGCTTTTACAGTTCATTTAAACTGGGGGTCGTATTGACTATCCAACATCGCTGCCTTTTTATTTTGAATCATACTTAA
- a CDS encoding transcriptional regulator, whose amino-acid sequence MTLSGCEVNWMDEFGGAITVCNTDGIIVYMNDFSIRQFEKYGGDNLLGTNLLECHPEPSKTKLREMLEKPIENTYTTEKNGLKKVVTQKPWMENGKFCGVVELSFELPSDIENQIRT is encoded by the coding sequence ATGACATTGAGCGGATGTGAAGTAAACTGGATGGATGAGTTTGGTGGAGCAATAACTGTTTGCAACACTGACGGTATTATTGTTTATATGAATGATTTTTCTATCCGTCAGTTTGAAAAATATGGAGGTGATAATTTATTGGGAACCAATTTATTGGAATGTCATCCTGAGCCATCGAAGACCAAACTTCGGGAGATGCTTGAAAAACCCATCGAAAACACGTATACCACCGAAAAGAATGGTCTGAAAAAGGTAGTTACCCAAAAACCATGGATGGAAAACGGAAAGTTCTGCGGTGTAGTAGAGTTGTCTTTTGAGCTACCGTCGGATATTGAAAATCAGATTCGTACCTGA
- a CDS encoding transglutaminase family protein: MEQERLNALVTLLDDPDKTVFEMVEQELLKEDEAIIPALEKKWEQSFDENSQSRIENIIQSLQFKKTYSGLKNWIAQTPGTQDLFEGFCAVDKFQYPDLNPLTLTLKIENLRKSIWLDLNNSLTLLEKTTILNHFIFNLNGYSVNLSNPDSPQNCFLNQLLETKHGSPVSMSIFYTIIARAIELPAYLVDFPKNPLVAIVDAELAQKVHGATRETEVLFYINPSNKGAITSRKEIDYHLKRNDYKPIEEFAEPKPDVLFIKRQVESMLEAYESVGYTEKKEKIKQLLSLF, encoded by the coding sequence ATGGAACAAGAAAGACTTAATGCACTGGTCACCCTACTCGACGATCCGGACAAAACAGTTTTTGAGATGGTAGAACAGGAACTACTGAAAGAAGACGAAGCAATTATACCGGCGCTGGAGAAAAAATGGGAACAAAGTTTTGACGAGAACAGCCAGAGCCGCATCGAAAATATCATACAAAGTCTTCAGTTTAAGAAAACTTATAGCGGGCTTAAAAACTGGATCGCTCAAACTCCCGGAACGCAAGATCTTTTTGAAGGTTTTTGTGCTGTGGATAAATTTCAGTACCCCGATCTGAATCCATTAACCCTGACGTTAAAAATTGAGAACCTGCGAAAATCAATATGGCTGGATTTAAATAATTCGTTGACACTACTTGAAAAAACAACCATATTAAACCACTTTATTTTTAACCTGAATGGCTATTCGGTTAATCTGAGCAACCCTGATTCGCCACAAAATTGCTTTTTGAATCAGCTACTCGAGACTAAACATGGCAGTCCGGTGTCAATGAGTATTTTTTACACGATTATAGCCCGCGCTATTGAGCTTCCGGCCTATTTGGTTGATTTTCCAAAAAATCCGCTGGTAGCAATTGTTGATGCTGAACTGGCACAAAAAGTGCATGGAGCAACACGCGAAACGGAGGTGTTGTTTTACATTAACCCTTCGAATAAAGGAGCCATTACCAGCCGAAAAGAAATTGATTATCACCTGAAAAGAAACGACTATAAACCAATAGAAGAATTTGCCGAGCCAAAACCAGATGTTTTATTTATCAAACGCCAGGTAGAATCGATGCTTGAAGCCTACGAATCTGTTGGCTATACTGAAAAGAAAGAAAAGATTAAACAGCTGCTCAGTTTGTTTTAA